The Desulfovibrio sp. TomC genome contains the following window.
GCCGATGACGCCCGAGACCGCCACGGCTGCGGCGGTCAGCAGGCTGGCGGCGGTCAACAGCACCAACCGCGCCCGTCCGGCCGCAACCCCCAGCTGTCTGGCTTGCGTTTCGCCCAAAAGCAGGATGTCCAGTTCGCGGACAAAGAGCCAGATGGCGGCCAGCCCGACGCCCAGGCAGGGAAGAAACAAAGCCAGTTCGGCCCGGCCCCGGCCCTGGAAGCCGCCCATGATCCAAAAGACGATGCCGGCCACGGATTCTTCGTTAAGCGCCTTGACCAGCGAGAGCAGGGCAGACAGGAAGGTGGCGGCCACGATGCCGGCCAAAACGACCGTCTCGCGCCGTAAGCCTCCGGCCAGCCGGGACAGGGCCAGCACGGCGGCCAGGGTCGCGCCGCCGCCTAAGAGGGCGCAGGCCGGGGTGGCCAGGGCTGTGCCGAAAAAGACGGCCAGGGAAAGACTCAGCGACAGGGCTGCGCCAAATGCCGCGCCACCAGATACCCCCAGGGTGAAGGGATCGGCCAAAGGATTTCGCAGCACCCCCTGAAAAACCGCGCCAGCCACGGCCAGGGCCGCGCCCACGCCATAGGCGAGAAGCGCCCGCAACAGCCGCAGATCCAGGACCACGGCCGTCACCGCTGCATCGGCCGGGGCCGGCAGGTCCAGCCCCAGGGCCCGGCCGACCACGGCGGCGACGTCAGTCGCTGCGGCCGGATAGGACCCGGCCAGACAGGCCGCCGCGATGGCAGCCAGTCCGGCCAGGAGAAGCGGCAGAACCCGGGCAACGGCCCGGACCCGGCCAGTGTTGTGTTGGTGAATTTCCATTATGCGTTTTCGAAGCGACAGCCGTAATCCATTCGTTCTCTTTTCAAAGAGCACCAGGGTGTTTTCAAGAACGCACACTGGCGCGGGCGCGAGGCATTATTTCCCGGGCAGGGCGTCGAAGGTGGTTTTCAGGTGGTCGAGCCACACGGCGGCCACGGCCTCGCGGTCAGCCGTGCCGGACAGGACGGGTTTGGCCTCAATGCCGGCTGCGGCCAGGGACGAGGCCAGGGAGTCCTTTTCCTTGCCGGCCATGTCGTTTCGGGCATGGTCGCCGGCCACGGCAAACAGGGGAATGAGCCAGGCTGTCTTGATGCCCTTGGCTTTGAGATCGGCAATGACGTCGTCAAAGGACGGGATGCCTTCCACCGTGGTCACGAAGGCGTTTTGGTCCACGCGCCATAAGCTGTATTGCAGGGCCGGGTAGGCCATGTTGGCCGAGTGTTCGGTGCCGTGGCCGACAAAGACGACGGCCTCGCCGGGCTTGCGCTCCTTGGGGGCGGCGTCAACCAGGGCCTTGGCCACTTTGGGGAAGTCCTCTTTTTCAAAAAGCAGGGGGGCGCTTACCGACACCTGGGACAGGCCCTTGGGCATCCGGGAGAAGGCGGCGGCTGTGCGCAGCAGGTCGTGGTATTCGCTGCCGGGGATGGTTTGCAGGGACATGAGCGCCACGTCGGTCACGCCCGCATCGGGCAGGGCGGCCAAGGCCTCGGCCGGGGAGGGAACATTTTTGCCCTCCCTGGCCAGCTTGGCCCGGATCATGGCGGCGGTATAGCACAGGGTGACGGGCACGCCGGGATAGGCGGCCTTCACGCGCTCCACCATCTTGGTGATGGCCGGGGCGGCTTCCGACACGGTGGTGCCGAAGGCGGCCACGACAATGGCCCGCTTGGGTTCTTTTTTGGCGTCATGACCGGCAACAGCCGGCACAGCCAGAGCCAGGACAAGGGACAGGGACAGGATAATCCGCAGCAGGCGAATCATGGGGTTACCTCCATAACAATGGAGGGCTCTTAAGGAAGGGGAGCGAGCGCGGACAAGCAGCTCGTTCCCGAAGACCGGCCGGCAAAAGCCCTCGTTGCCGACGGGACGCGCCAGGACCCGGGCAGGTCTTCCGGCTTGTCCCATCGGCCCCGGCCTTCCCGGGAAGGAATCCCAGTGGCGCGCGAGGAGGCCGACTGTGCGGGGGACTGACGGCGGCGGGACCGCTCCCGATTTGAACGGGATTCCCTATTAAGCCCCGAAGGGCGCCCAGGTCGATGGCGGGGACGTACCGGGGGGCGTGCGGGCTGTCAAGGCGCAGGGGCGGGCTTTATGACGCCGCGTTTGAGCAGGATTTCGTAATCGCCCTTTTTCGTGAAAAGGGTCGGCACGTTAAGGGTTTCGAGATTTTTCATGAGGGTTTGCACCGTCGCCTTGGTGGCCTTTTGGTCCATGACCACAATGGCCACGTCCTTGGCTACGGAGAGGCGTTCGGCGATTTCCCAGGCCGCAGTGACCGGCGGACCGCCGTTGAGCCGGTAGGAGTCGACATCGACCTGGATGACGGCGGCCGGGACGCGTGCCGGAACAGCCAGACTGGCGAGCAGCAGACAGACGCAAAGGGGGCGGGCATATCTGGACATGTGCTTCATTTATGGTTAAAGATTTTTTTCACGAAATACATTCCTGGGGAGGTTCGCCGTGAAATTTGATTTCGCCGGTCTTATGGTGCTGTTCGGGCTCGCTTCTGTGTTTATCGCCCTGCTTGTTCTCAAGGCCCAGCAGGCTGCCAAACCCAAAGACCAGGACTGGTAGCACCCGCCCCTTCGGTCGCTTTTCCGGCGGCGGACGGCTTGCGTCGTTCGCCGCTTTTGCCGTTGGAAGAGTGCCTCCGGCGGCCAAAGGGGTGACCCCTTTGGACTCCCTCCTGGGGGCAACCCCGTACAACTTCTCCCATTGCAGGGGGTCTGGGGGTGTCCCCCCGGCCACCGGCATCTTCCCATCTTTTCCAGCTTCACTTCCGCTCACCGACTTGGCAACGCGCGCCGTCAAAGCAAACTAACCCCAGGTGGGATTCCAAAGGGCACTGCCCTTTGGCCGCCGGAGGCACTCTTCTGCCTTCTCCTCTCTTCTCCCCCCCGCTCGCTACCGCTTGCGCAACTGGCGCTTGTCGCCGACGCGCACGGTGATCTTGTCCTTGTCCAGGTATTCGAGCAGGGCGATCAGGAACTTGCGCGACAGGCCGGTCAGTTCGCGGAATTCCGCCGGTCCCATGTCGGTGGCTCCGGCGGCGTAGTAGGCTTGCACCTTCTCGATAAGGGCTTTGATGGCCGCAGCGCAGAAGTACATGTTTTCCTGGGCCTTGATAATGAGCCCTTCGTCTTGCAGCACCTTGTAGACCGGTTGGGCTTCCTTGAAGGTCAGGTCCAGGGGTTCGAGGATGTCTTTGATGTTGGGCGGGGTCAGGCCGCCTTTCTGGTAGGCGGCAAGGAGAATGCCGCGCAGCTTGGCTTGATCGGAGGCCAGCGACACCTTGTGGTCGGGCAGGCGGATGACGTCGCCTTCGGTGGCCAGTTTGCCGGCGCGCAGGAGCCGTTCGACCATGAGATGGAAAAGCTTGGGCGAGAGGGCCTTGCCCCAGGTGGAGGCCAGTTCGCTGCGGGAGACGCCGAGTTTGAGGGGTTCGCGCTTGTGGTAGGCGGCCATGAATTCGGCCAGGGATGTGGCGAGTGCGGCCACGGTGTCGCCGTGGACGTAGTGGCGGCCTTCCTTGCCCTCGCGGTCGGTGAGCGCCGCGCCGCCCTTGTCGCATAGGCTGGCGAGCGCCTTGTCCAGGGCCTTGGATTCAAGGTCGGTGAGCGTCATGAGCCGGGCAAAGCCCAGACCTTCGGTCCCGGCCCGGCGCAGTTGCAGGGCGACCAGGGCGGTTCCGGTGGTCGCGGCCAGCTCGGCCAAAAGGGCGCTTGTTTCCTCGGTGTGGCGCTTGAGCTTGCGGGCCATGGGCGTGAGCACCCGGCCGCCGGCCATGGTGCGCAGCGGCGCGCCGGAGCGGATGACCACCCGGTCGCCGTGGACGCCGGCCATGGGTTCGGGGAAGCGCAGCTGGCACACGGCCGTTTCGCCTGGTTCGAGCTTGTCGCGGTCAAGGAGATGCACCCGGGCCAGGATTTCCCGGGTGCCGTGGTGCAGATGCACTTCGGTGCGATGTTTGATGCCGCGCGGGGCCGAGGCCAGACACAGGAGTTCCACCTCCCAGACCGTGTCCGGAAACAACGTCCCGGGCAGGGCCAGCACCTCGCCGCGCTCGATGTCCTCGACCTCAAGCCCGGCCAGATTGACGGCGGTGCGCCGCCCGGCCGGCGAGACCTCCACGGTTTCGCCGTGGGATTGCAGGCTGCGGATTTTCGAGCGTTTGTCGGTGGGGAAAAGGCGCACGTCGTCGCCCACGGCAAACGAGCCGGCAATGAGCGTACCCGTGACCACCGTGCCGTGGCCGCGAAGGGTGAACACCCGGTCGATGGGCAGCCGGGCCAGATCGGAGCGGCGCTTGGGGGCAAAGGTGTCGGCCAGTTCGGACAGGGCGACGCGAAGCTCCGGCAGGCCCGCCCCGGTGTGGGAGGAGACCGGAAAGATGGGGGCGTCGGCCAGAAACGTGCCGGCCAGCACGCCGCGCACGTCTTCGGTGACCATGGCCAACCAGTCCTCGTCCACCATGTCGCATTTGGTCAGCGCCACCACCCCGGTCTCGACGCCAAGGAGCGTGCAGATGTCCAAATGCTCGCGGGTCTGGGGCATGACGCCTTCGTCGGCGGCAATGA
Protein-coding sequences here:
- a CDS encoding FecCD family ABC transporter permease codes for the protein MEIHQHNTGRVRAVARVLPLLLAGLAAIAAACLAGSYPAAATDVAAVVGRALGLDLPAPADAAVTAVVLDLRLLRALLAYGVGAALAVAGAVFQGVLRNPLADPFTLGVSGGAAFGAALSLSLSLAVFFGTALATPACALLGGGATLAAVLALSRLAGGLRRETVVLAGIVAATFLSALLSLVKALNEESVAGIVFWIMGGFQGRGRAELALFLPCLGVGLAAIWLFVRELDILLLGETQARQLGVAAGRARLVLLTAASLLTAAAVAVSGVIGFVGLIAPHACRRLYGGEHGTLLLQSALAGGALLVASDVLARTILPGGAELPVGVVTALCGGPFFCALLLTGRSGART
- a CDS encoding sirohydrochlorin cobaltochelatase; this encodes MIRLLRIILSLSLVLALAVPAVAGHDAKKEPKRAIVVAAFGTTVSEAAPAITKMVERVKAAYPGVPVTLCYTAAMIRAKLAREGKNVPSPAEALAALPDAGVTDVALMSLQTIPGSEYHDLLRTAAAFSRMPKGLSQVSVSAPLLFEKEDFPKVAKALVDAAPKERKPGEAVVFVGHGTEHSANMAYPALQYSLWRVDQNAFVTTVEGIPSFDDVIADLKAKGIKTAWLIPLFAVAGDHARNDMAGKEKDSLASSLAAAGIEAKPVLSGTADREAVAAVWLDHLKTTFDALPGK
- the selB gene encoding selenocysteine-specific translation elongation factor, which encodes MPVIMGTAGHIDHGKTTLIKALTGIDCDRLAEEKKRGITIELGFAFMDLPGGTRLGVIDVPGHERFVKNMVAGAAGIDFVTLVIAADEGVMPQTREHLDICTLLGVETGVVALTKCDMVDEDWLAMVTEDVRGVLAGTFLADAPIFPVSSHTGAGLPELRVALSELADTFAPKRRSDLARLPIDRVFTLRGHGTVVTGTLIAGSFAVGDDVRLFPTDKRSKIRSLQSHGETVEVSPAGRRTAVNLAGLEVEDIERGEVLALPGTLFPDTVWEVELLCLASAPRGIKHRTEVHLHHGTREILARVHLLDRDKLEPGETAVCQLRFPEPMAGVHGDRVVIRSGAPLRTMAGGRVLTPMARKLKRHTEETSALLAELAATTGTALVALQLRRAGTEGLGFARLMTLTDLESKALDKALASLCDKGGAALTDREGKEGRHYVHGDTVAALATSLAEFMAAYHKREPLKLGVSRSELASTWGKALSPKLFHLMVERLLRAGKLATEGDVIRLPDHKVSLASDQAKLRGILLAAYQKGGLTPPNIKDILEPLDLTFKEAQPVYKVLQDEGLIIKAQENMYFCAAAIKALIEKVQAYYAAGATDMGPAEFRELTGLSRKFLIALLEYLDKDKITVRVGDKRQLRKR